A region of Triplophysa dalaica isolate WHDGS20190420 chromosome 20, ASM1584641v1, whole genome shotgun sequence DNA encodes the following proteins:
- the zfp64 gene encoding zinc finger protein 64: MASFNTEVEESPDIHICGLCKQQYNSVELFFAHKQNNCQVPPNNISGQNAVPNESFHACVSKVKTNFTLKAPSKKLKPAVTQKRHVCTYSGCTFKTQYGQKDMERHILTHTGERPFECELCHKRFSRRDKLNLHSRMHTGEKPHKCKYCSYAAADTSSLKKHLRIHYDERPFKCQICPYASRNSSQLTVHLRSHTGDAPFQCSQCDAKFKISSDLKRHSRVHSGEKPYKCDLCEYRCAMKANLKSHVHLKHSGVDSFRCSECDFQCSTKAALRHHSRQHQPVQPLQCSECSYSCSSKGALNIHERVHSDERPFKCEHCSFASKQRSNLLIHRRKCHTDKPERQDKTARGGGAGEEPPKPLSSRYRARLEAARVFRCDLCEASFVREDSLRSHKRQHDKNTHQGLTQSQAAVTKQHLEDTNQAHVTTSTPSYSGTHLKIIVAPTIGQEGTFATVGKTEVLLSHEEHDVLLNPVIQHVGLLTPMQHISSTPEGALEHQTVLLTQISRNEQNSFERGEAAPPARSFITSCSATASDAAHTYITSCSDLESLHTLIQEGGTEVTVVTETSPPIAKPLDVDVVSSEDVCKRAEQVMSGESLDIGPPETILVHSIPLTISTQDQQTNIYHLSPRHIFSDTGTVDISDVS; this comes from the exons agtcCTTTCATGCGTGTGTATCAAAAGTGAAAACGAACTTCACCCTGAAAGCTCCCTCCAAGAAGCTGAAACCCGCCGTGACTCAGAAAAGACATGTTTGCACGTACTCAG GTTGTACATTCAAAACTCAGTATGGCCAAAAAGACATGGAGAGACATATTTTAACACACACTG GGGAACGGCCGTTTGAGTGTGAACTCTGTCACAAGCGATTCAGTCGTCGAGATAAACTGAATCTCCACAGCCGTATGCACACTGGAGAGAAGCCGCACAAGTGTAAATACTGCTCTTACGCGGCGGCCGACACCAGCAGTCTGAAAAAGCATCTCCGTATCCACTACGATGAAAGACCCTTCAAGTGTCAGATATGCCCCTACGCCAGCCGAAACTCCAGCCAGCTCACCGTTCACCTGCGGTCTCATACAG GTGACGCCCCGTTTCAGTGTAGCCAGTGCGATGCCAAATTTAAGATCAGCTCGGACCTGAAACGTCACAGTCGAGTCCACTCCGGTGAGAAGCCCTATAAGTGTGATCTCTGTGAGTATCGCTGCGCCATGAAGGCCAATTTAAAATCCCACGTCCATCTTAAGCACAGCGGCGTCGACTCCTTCCGTTGCTCTGAATGTGACTTTCAATGTTCCACCAAAGCCGCCCTGCGACACCACTCTCGTCAGCACCAGCCCGTCCAGCCTCTGCAGTGCAGCGAGTGCAGTTATTCCTGCTCCAGCAAGGGGGCACTCAATATACACGAGCGGGTGCACTCGGACGAACGTCCCTTTAAATGCGAACATTGCTCCTTTGCCAGTAAGCAGCGTAGCAATTTGTTAATTCACAGAAGGAAGTGTCATACGGATAAGCCGGAAAGGCAGGATAAGACGGCGAGAGGGGGCGGGGCAGGGGAGGAGCCTCCCAAACCTCTCAGCTCACGGTACAGGGCGAGATTGGAGGCGGCGCGGGTGTTCCGTTGCGACCTGTGCGAAGCTTCGTTTGTACGGGAGGATTCGCTTCGGAGTCACAAAAGGCAGcatgataaaaacacacatcaggGTTTGACGCAGTCGCAAGCCGCTGTTACAAAACAGCACTTGGAGGATACAAACCAAGCCCACGTCACAACCAGCACACCATCATACAGCGGAACGCATCTAAAGATCATTGTAGCACCAACTATAGGACAAGAAGGTACTTTTGCTACTGTTGGAAAGACAGAAGTTTTGCTCTCTCACGAGGAGCACGATGTGCTTTTGAACCCTGTAATACAACACGTCGGCCTGCTAACGCCCATGCAGCACATTTCTTCGACACCAGAGGGAGCTCTCGAGCACCAGACGGTTCTGCTCACCCAAATCAGCCGCAATGAACAAAACTCCTTTGAGAGAGGTGAAGCTGCCCCTCCCGCTCGAAGcttcatcacttcctgttctgCCACAGCTTCAGACGCCGCCCACACCtacatcacttcctgttctgACCTGGAAAGCCTTCACACGCTCATCCAGGAGGGCGGAACAGAAGTCACGGTGGTGACGGAGACGAGCCCCCCCATCGCAAAACCTCTGGATGTTGATGTAGTTTCATCTGAGGACGTATGTAAGAGAGCAGAACAGGTCATGTCTGGAGAAAGTCTGGATATCGGTCCGCCGGAGACCATTCTTGTGCACAGTATTCCTTTGACTATTTCAACCCAAGATCAGCAGACTAACATATACCATCTGTCTCCACGACATATATTTTCAGATACTGGGACGGTGGACATCAGTGATGTCTCATAG